From Methanosarcina lacustris Z-7289, one genomic window encodes:
- the thsB gene encoding thermosome subunit beta: MAGQPIFILKEGSKRTRGRDAQSNNIMAAKAVAEAVRTTLGPKGMDKMLVDSMGDVVITNDGATILKEMDIEHPAAKMVVEVAKTQDDEVGDGTTSAAVVAGELLKKAEDLIEQEIHPTIIASGYRLAAEKAVEVLNSLAMSVDMSNRELLVSIAETAMTGKGAEASKRLLSEIAVDAVTSVVDTNGDKRTVDRDNISVVKKVGGRVEDSELIKGMIIDKERIHPNMPEKVKDAKLLLLNAAIELKDTEVDAEISITSPDQLQSFLDQEEQMLKKIVQKVIGSGANVVFCQKGIEDLAQHYLAKAGIFAIRRVKKSDMEKLARATGGKLITNMDEVTPEDLGYAGLVEEKRVGGDNMTFVTGCNNPKAVTILLRGGTEHVVDSITSALEDALRVVGVSIEDGKLVAGGGSPEVEVALRLQEYAATLEGREQLAVKAYAEALEVIPRTLAENAGLDPIDMLMELRSQHEKGMKTAGLDVYEGKVVDMWKNFVVEPLRVKTQVINAATESAVMILRIDDIIASTRAAPGPEDMGGMPPGMGGMPPGMGGMPPGMM, encoded by the coding sequence ATGGCAGGACAGCCAATATTCATTTTGAAAGAAGGAAGTAAGAGAACAAGAGGCAGGGATGCCCAGAGTAACAACATTATGGCCGCAAAAGCAGTAGCTGAAGCGGTTAGAACCACCCTTGGTCCCAAAGGTATGGACAAAATGCTTGTGGACTCAATGGGTGATGTGGTCATCACAAACGACGGGGCAACCATTCTCAAAGAGATGGACATCGAGCACCCTGCAGCAAAGATGGTGGTAGAAGTAGCCAAGACCCAGGACGATGAAGTAGGAGACGGAACCACCAGTGCAGCTGTTGTCGCCGGTGAGCTCTTAAAGAAAGCTGAGGACTTAATCGAGCAGGAAATTCACCCGACAATCATTGCCTCCGGATACAGGCTGGCAGCCGAGAAAGCTGTTGAAGTCCTTAATTCCCTGGCAATGAGTGTTGATATGTCTAACCGTGAACTTCTGGTCAGCATCGCTGAAACCGCCATGACCGGAAAAGGTGCAGAGGCCTCCAAGAGACTCCTCTCCGAAATTGCTGTAGATGCTGTCACAAGCGTTGTGGACACAAACGGAGATAAGAGGACAGTAGACAGGGACAACATCAGCGTTGTCAAGAAAGTAGGTGGCAGAGTCGAGGATTCCGAGCTTATTAAAGGCATGATCATTGACAAAGAAAGAATCCACCCCAATATGCCTGAGAAAGTCAAGGACGCAAAGCTTCTCCTCCTTAACGCTGCAATCGAACTCAAAGACACTGAAGTAGACGCCGAAATCTCAATAACTTCTCCTGACCAGCTCCAGTCTTTCCTTGACCAGGAAGAGCAGATGCTCAAAAAGATCGTCCAGAAAGTAATCGGCAGCGGTGCAAATGTTGTCTTCTGCCAGAAGGGCATTGAAGACCTTGCCCAGCACTACCTCGCAAAGGCAGGCATCTTTGCCATCCGCAGAGTCAAGAAGAGCGACATGGAAAAGCTTGCAAGGGCAACAGGCGGCAAACTCATCACCAACATGGATGAAGTCACCCCCGAAGACCTCGGATACGCAGGGCTCGTGGAAGAGAAGAGGGTCGGCGGCGACAACATGACCTTTGTCACAGGTTGCAACAACCCGAAAGCTGTTACCATCCTCCTGCGCGGCGGCACAGAACATGTGGTTGACAGCATCACCAGCGCCCTTGAAGACGCTCTTCGCGTAGTAGGCGTTTCAATCGAAGACGGAAAGCTCGTTGCAGGCGGCGGCTCCCCTGAAGTTGAGGTTGCCCTCAGGCTCCAGGAATACGCAGCAACCCTCGAAGGAAGGGAACAGCTTGCAGTCAAAGCCTATGCTGAAGCCCTCGAAGTAATCCCCAGAACTCTTGCAGAAAATGCAGGTCTCGACCCCATCGACATGCTCATGGAGCTGCGCTCCCAGCACGAGAAAGGCATGAAGACCGCAGGGCTTGATGTCTATGAAGGAAAGGTCGTTGACATGTGGAAGAACTTTGTAGTCGAACCCCTCAGAGTAAAGACCCAGGTCATCAACGCAGCCACCGAATCTGCAGTCATGATCCTCAGGATCGACGACATCATCGCTTCTACCCGTGCAGCCCCTGGACCAGAAGACATGGGCGGAATGCCCCCAGGAATGGGCGGAATGCCCCCAGGAATGGGCGGAATGCCCCCAGGAATGATGTAA
- the dnaK gene encoding molecular chaperone DnaK, with amino-acid sequence MGIDLGTTNSCMAIIELGEPKVITNSEGKRLTPSVVGFSKKNELLVGDLAKRQMISNPENTVQSIKRHMGKPDYRVTLNNETYTPHGISAKILLKLKQDAEKYLGDSVEKAVITVPAYFNDSQRFATKKAGELAGLEVLRVINEPTAAALAYGLKDGIDNRKILVYDLGGGTFDVSILKIKSGIFEVLATSGDTELGGDDFDSRIVGHLLAEFQKAEGKDLSDMPQAMQRIKEAAERCKIDLSTLTTSNVNLPYIFESKTLDIDITRDQFDMMTEDLVKRTLSIMGKTLQDSKLTPAEIDEAVFVGGSTRIPAVVKAVDEFMGKKAIQNLNPDEVVAMGAAVQAGILGNEFLKSPRENVDTGNLVLLDVTSLTLGFETVGDLMAPVIPRNTTIPTRNSKVFTTHYDNQRVVRGKILQGEERVASKNVTLGMLVLDNIPSAPKGIPRIEVTFDIDANGIINATAKDLGTGIMRSVTIERPEGLND; translated from the coding sequence CTGGGCATTGACCTGGGGACCACAAATTCTTGTATGGCGATAATTGAGCTTGGTGAACCCAAGGTTATTACCAATTCCGAAGGAAAAAGGCTTACGCCTTCAGTTGTAGGTTTTTCAAAGAAGAACGAGTTACTTGTAGGAGACCTTGCCAAAAGGCAAATGATTTCCAACCCCGAGAATACTGTCCAATCTATAAAGAGGCATATGGGGAAACCCGATTACAGGGTGACACTGAATAATGAGACATATACTCCTCACGGAATCTCCGCAAAGATCCTTCTAAAACTAAAACAGGATGCGGAGAAATATTTAGGGGATTCCGTTGAAAAAGCGGTAATTACTGTCCCGGCTTACTTTAACGATTCTCAACGCTTTGCAACAAAAAAGGCAGGCGAACTTGCAGGCCTGGAAGTACTTAGAGTCATAAACGAACCTACAGCAGCTGCGCTCGCTTATGGTCTGAAAGACGGGATTGATAACCGAAAAATTCTGGTTTACGATCTGGGAGGCGGTACTTTTGATGTTTCAATTCTTAAGATCAAAAGCGGAATATTCGAAGTACTGGCTACCAGCGGAGATACCGAACTCGGCGGCGATGATTTTGACAGTCGGATTGTTGGACATCTACTTGCCGAGTTCCAGAAGGCTGAAGGCAAAGACCTCTCAGATATGCCGCAGGCGATGCAGCGCATTAAAGAGGCTGCAGAACGTTGCAAGATTGACCTGTCCACCCTCACAACTTCAAATGTTAACCTGCCCTATATTTTTGAAAGTAAAACCCTGGACATAGATATAACAAGAGACCAATTCGACATGATGACAGAGGATCTTGTTAAGAGAACCTTATCAATTATGGGAAAAACCCTGCAGGATTCAAAGCTTACTCCCGCAGAAATTGATGAAGCTGTTTTTGTAGGGGGCTCTACCAGAATACCTGCTGTAGTGAAAGCTGTAGACGAGTTCATGGGAAAAAAGGCTATTCAGAACCTTAACCCTGATGAAGTGGTAGCAATGGGAGCTGCTGTTCAGGCAGGAATCCTTGGGAACGAATTTCTTAAGTCTCCCAGAGAAAATGTTGATACGGGCAACCTTGTGCTTCTTGACGTAACCTCTCTTACACTCGGGTTTGAAACCGTGGGAGATTTGATGGCGCCAGTAATTCCAAGGAATACAACAATTCCCACACGAAATAGTAAAGTCTTTACCACACATTACGATAATCAGAGGGTCGTTAGAGGAAAAATCCTTCAGGGAGAGGAACGAGTTGCATCAAAAAACGTTACCCTGGGAATGCTTGTTCTCGATAATATCCCCTCTGCCCCAAAAGGCATCCCCCGTATAGAGGTTACTTTTGACATTGACGCTAACGGAATAATAAATGCAACAGCCAAAGACCTTGGAACCGGAATCATGCGAAGTGTTACTATAGAGAGGCCAGAAGGTCTCAACGATTAA
- a CDS encoding DnaJ domain-containing protein, with the protein MDYYQLFDIPRSASSEVIEDRYHYFAKKYHPDRDKSPDAHEKFIKVKDAYETLKDPQKRKAYDMSLPPEETVTELSATSDNPQGSTRESPVPDMPDTPSGSKSPFRSTTISYVSFKSSSDPLNSGQSNSSSESEAIDWSKYVYSGKHQDSEDGDPSGKSNGDSADWSSVKVKYQGMEEEVDDSKRKKRFSVSSFLVKSFFFALVLVFLLATVAVVSPDQLKAVGLERIVDLFDKIM; encoded by the coding sequence GTGGACTATTATCAGTTGTTCGATATTCCCAGAAGCGCAAGCTCTGAGGTGATCGAAGACAGGTATCACTATTTTGCAAAAAAATATCATCCGGACAGAGATAAGTCCCCTGATGCCCATGAAAAGTTCATAAAGGTCAAAGATGCTTATGAAACTCTAAAAGATCCTCAAAAAAGAAAGGCATATGATATGTCTTTGCCTCCGGAAGAAACAGTAACTGAACTTTCTGCCACTTCTGACAATCCTCAGGGATCTACCCGGGAATCTCCGGTTCCAGATATGCCCGATACGCCGTCAGGCTCTAAATCTCCCTTTAGATCGACTACTATTTCCTATGTTTCTTTCAAATCTTCCAGTGACCCTCTGAACTCTGGCCAATCCAATTCCTCTTCCGAATCTGAAGCTATTGACTGGTCCAAATATGTCTATTCCGGAAAACACCAGGATTCTGAGGACGGAGACCCTTCAGGTAAATCAAACGGGGATAGCGCTGATTGGTCAAGTGTAAAAGTAAAATATCAAGGGATGGAAGAAGAAGTTGATGATAGCAAGCGCAAAAAGCGTTTTTCAGTCAGCTCATTTTTAGTGAAGAGTTTTTTCTTTGCTCTCGTCCTTGTTTTTCTCCTAGCAACCGTTGCAGTTGTTTCTCCGGACCAATTAAAAGCTGTCGGGCTGGAACGTATTGTAGACTTATTC